The Methylacidimicrobium sp. B4 genome contains a region encoding:
- a CDS encoding aromatic ring-hydroxylating dioxygenase subunit alpha, with the protein MRNGMERRGQLAPLVRKLLWKVTMRDALLDEWHPIAASEELPEGEVLAASLLGQELVLWRGTNGIHAWPDLCLHRGARLSLGKVAQSCLHCPYHGWIYSEEGQCVAIPAHPGVRPPQRAHILPFPAMERYGAIWVSLGTCPGNPPSFPEWDDLSLAKTRCGPYGVNASAPRLLENFLDVGHLPIVHQGILGDPRRPEIPAYRVERRPEGGWIAADIPVWQPDPDGSGQAQTVSYTYEILRPLVARFQKTGEGKKRYGILAAVHPIGPRESALWMWHFWDPEKGATAEEIRAHQERVFAQDRPVVESQRPELLPLDLQVELHLPSDRLAIAYRRWLAELGVGFGTA; encoded by the coding sequence ATGCGCAACGGGATGGAGCGCCGGGGTCAACTCGCTCCCTTGGTACGCAAGCTGCTATGGAAGGTCACGATGAGAGACGCTCTCCTCGACGAGTGGCACCCGATCGCGGCTTCGGAAGAGCTACCCGAGGGAGAGGTGCTGGCCGCCTCCCTGCTGGGGCAAGAGCTGGTTCTCTGGCGTGGAACGAATGGCATTCATGCCTGGCCCGATCTCTGCCTCCACCGGGGTGCCCGCCTCTCGCTGGGCAAGGTGGCGCAGAGCTGCCTGCACTGCCCCTATCACGGTTGGATTTACTCTGAAGAGGGCCAGTGCGTGGCGATCCCGGCCCACCCGGGAGTCCGCCCACCGCAGCGCGCCCACATCCTTCCCTTCCCGGCCATGGAACGCTACGGTGCCATCTGGGTCTCCCTCGGCACTTGCCCAGGCAATCCCCCATCCTTCCCGGAATGGGATGATCTTTCCCTCGCCAAGACCCGCTGCGGCCCCTATGGGGTGAACGCCTCGGCTCCCCGCCTCCTCGAGAACTTTCTCGACGTGGGCCACCTGCCGATCGTCCACCAGGGCATCCTGGGCGATCCGAGGCGGCCGGAGATTCCCGCCTACCGCGTCGAACGCAGGCCGGAAGGCGGATGGATCGCCGCCGACATTCCTGTCTGGCAACCCGATCCCGACGGGAGCGGCCAGGCACAGACCGTCTCCTACACCTACGAGATTCTTCGACCCCTGGTCGCTCGTTTCCAAAAGACCGGGGAGGGGAAGAAGAGGTATGGGATCCTCGCCGCGGTCCACCCGATCGGGCCGCGGGAAAGCGCTCTCTGGATGTGGCACTTCTGGGACCCGGAAAAAGGCGCTACCGCCGAGGAGATCCGCGCCCACCAGGAGCGGGTCTTCGCCCAGGACCGACCGGTCGTCGAGTCGCAGCGGCCCGAGCTCCTTCCGCTCGATCTCCAGGTGGAGCTCCACCTTCCTTCCGACCGCCTTGCCATCGCCTACCGGCGCTGGCTCGCCGAGCTGGGCGTCGGCTTCGGCACCGCCTGA
- a CDS encoding tetratricopeptide repeat protein — MPSWFQGSFPRAPARGLLATLCVGPRRSLLLFALALLVGKGLLYAAHTAEGSRKAAPLLAAPQILFGPAGEGKAVGERIAAGQLSEAEAIAQKEVRIGASLQAGGELTPTKKLQSASSMLGFAFRVAVRYNNLAVVYTLQKRYAEAHKTIARAISIQRGALSQAQTDTTFNSWLAYIQAGRGAGKIVEQQKRLLAILLLNQALVYHVEGNGTQAAKLDAEAHKLDPYLPKIAPLSPRNEHASPPRPKKTAPSRKPPPRNKNSSPRPGKELPAFWQESERALLLSWRA, encoded by the coding sequence GTGCCTTCTTGGTTCCAGGGCTCTTTTCCCCGTGCTCCGGCACGCGGGCTCCTTGCTACCCTTTGCGTTGGTCCGCGCCGATCCCTTCTCCTTTTCGCGCTCGCCCTGCTGGTGGGCAAGGGACTCCTCTACGCCGCCCATACGGCGGAAGGGAGCAGGAAGGCGGCTCCTCTCCTCGCAGCTCCTCAGATTCTCTTCGGTCCTGCTGGAGAAGGCAAAGCCGTCGGGGAGCGGATCGCCGCCGGGCAGCTCTCCGAGGCCGAAGCCATTGCGCAAAAGGAGGTGAGGATCGGTGCCTCGCTCCAGGCGGGTGGAGAGCTCACTCCGACCAAGAAGCTCCAGTCGGCCTCATCGATGTTGGGATTCGCCTTCCGAGTCGCGGTGCGCTACAACAACTTGGCAGTCGTCTACACGCTGCAAAAAAGATATGCGGAGGCCCACAAGACGATTGCCCGGGCGATCAGCATTCAGCGCGGCGCGCTGAGCCAAGCGCAAACCGACACGACCTTCAATTCCTGGCTAGCCTATATCCAAGCCGGACGGGGCGCGGGCAAGATCGTGGAACAGCAAAAGAGGCTGCTCGCCATTCTTCTGCTCAACCAGGCACTCGTCTACCACGTCGAGGGGAATGGGACCCAAGCCGCCAAGCTCGATGCCGAAGCGCACAAGCTCGATCCCTACCTTCCCAAGATCGCTCCTTTGTCCCCGCGGAACGAACACGCTTCACCGCCGCGACCCAAGAAGACGGCTCCTTCGCGCAAGCCCCCGCCGCGCAACAAGAATTCTTCACCACGCCCAGGGAAGGAGCTCCCCGCCTTTTGGCAAGAGAGCGAACGGGCTTTACTCCTTTCGTGGCGGGCCTAG
- a CDS encoding ABC transporter ATP-binding protein, whose amino-acid sequence MTHQEPFPAGAFESPLLEIEEASVRRGERWILDRLSLRLPIGRHTAILGPNGSGKSTLVKLIAREIYPSACDDGRARVRVLGRDRWNVAELRGLLGIVSPALERDLTVDPPLEALEAVVSGFFAARGLGPNHSVTEEMRQRALQALDLLGAGHLVGREMATLSSGEARRVLIARSLVHRPRALLLDEPCEGLDLVSRRRFLESLSSLAQAGTTLLLITHHIEEILPEIDQVLLLRDGRMVQQGKKAKTLTDVALSTAFGMPIRVNQSGAWYHARLA is encoded by the coding sequence ATGACCCATCAGGAACCGTTCCCCGCTGGGGCTTTCGAGAGCCCGTTGCTTGAGATCGAGGAAGCCAGCGTGAGGCGCGGTGAGCGGTGGATCCTCGACCGGCTCAGCCTGCGACTGCCGATCGGCCGACATACGGCCATCCTCGGGCCCAACGGCTCCGGCAAGTCGACATTGGTGAAGCTGATTGCGCGCGAGATCTATCCCTCTGCCTGCGACGATGGTCGGGCCCGAGTGCGGGTCTTGGGCCGCGACCGTTGGAACGTGGCAGAGCTGCGGGGACTGCTCGGCATCGTCTCGCCCGCGCTCGAGCGCGATCTTACGGTCGATCCGCCTTTGGAAGCTCTCGAGGCGGTGGTCTCCGGCTTCTTTGCCGCACGCGGGTTGGGCCCCAACCATTCCGTTACCGAGGAGATGCGTCAACGGGCGCTCCAGGCGCTCGACCTGCTCGGCGCGGGTCATCTTGTCGGCCGCGAGATGGCCACTCTCTCGAGCGGCGAGGCGAGGCGGGTGCTGATCGCCCGCTCCCTGGTCCACCGCCCCCGGGCCTTGCTGCTCGACGAACCCTGCGAAGGCCTCGATCTCGTCAGCCGCCGACGCTTCCTGGAAAGCTTGAGCTCCTTGGCCCAGGCCGGCACGACCCTTTTGCTCATAACCCATCATATCGAGGAGATCCTGCCGGAAATCGATCAAGTCCTGCTGCTGCGGGATGGCAGGATGGTGCAGCAGGGCAAGAAGGCCAAGACGCTCACTGATGTCGCCTTGAGCACCGCCTTCGGCATGCCCATTCGCGTGAACCAGAGCGGTGCCTGGTACCATGCGAGGCTCGCTTGA
- a CDS encoding type IV toxin-antitoxin system AbiEi family antitoxin domain-containing protein: MTSISAQRTRALDLLKTRGMLRLKDFVAEGIGPETLARLMREKAVVRPARGLYQLLDAQIEAAHMLAEAAVLVPKGVVCLTSALQFHELTLQMPSAVWMAIERTAWRPRIDYPRIRFVRFTGAALTEGITRHRIESTNVPITDPARTVVDCFRYRAKVGLDVAMEGLREGLRRRRCTPDELWRYARKARVWSVMRPYVEAMAADAT; the protein is encoded by the coding sequence ATGACCTCGATTAGCGCCCAACGGACCCGTGCCCTTGATCTCCTGAAAACCCGGGGAATGCTCCGGCTGAAGGATTTCGTTGCGGAAGGGATCGGACCGGAGACGCTGGCCCGTCTCATGCGGGAGAAGGCGGTCGTGCGTCCAGCCCGGGGCCTTTATCAGCTCCTAGACGCGCAGATCGAGGCCGCCCACATGCTCGCCGAAGCCGCGGTCCTGGTTCCCAAGGGTGTCGTCTGCCTGACCTCGGCGCTCCAGTTCCATGAACTGACGCTGCAGATGCCGTCTGCCGTATGGATGGCAATCGAACGGACCGCTTGGCGGCCCAGAATCGATTATCCGCGAATCCGCTTTGTGCGTTTCACCGGGGCAGCGCTGACCGAGGGCATTACCCGCCACCGCATTGAGAGTACCAACGTCCCCATCACGGATCCGGCCAGGACGGTCGTGGACTGCTTCCGCTATCGGGCCAAGGTCGGTCTCGACGTCGCGATGGAAGGGCTGCGCGAGGGCCTTCGCCGTCGCCGCTGCACGCCCGACGAACTCTGGCGTTACGCGCGGAAGGCTCGAGTCTGGTCGGTGATGCGCCCCTACGTCGAAGCGATGGCAGCCGATGCCACGTAA
- a CDS encoding nucleotidyl transferase AbiEii/AbiGii toxin family protein has protein sequence MPRKPRNVGASVRARLLDRARVQRSDFQILLTRYALERLLYRLSISGHRDRFVLKGAMLFVTWVADLFRSTRDLDLLGYGDNEAKAIAETFRAICAQPVTDDGVVFDVAGLEAAPIREEGEYGGVRVRASATIDGARIPIRVDIGFGDAITPAPVEIDYPALLDAPAPHLRAYPVETVVAEKFEALVTLGMANSRLKDFYDLWLIAQTFEFHESTLVEAVRCTFERRATKLPVDIPIGLSDEFAEAWGAQWQTFLGRERMTAVPGAFSAVIADLGAFLIPLAGAAEDGRVWLPGGPWLQPASSTDANEMKSE, from the coding sequence ATGCCACGTAAACCTCGAAATGTCGGCGCATCAGTACGGGCGCGACTCCTCGATCGGGCGCGCGTCCAGCGGTCTGACTTTCAGATTTTGCTGACGCGCTACGCGCTCGAGCGTCTGCTGTACAGGCTGAGCATTTCAGGGCATCGCGACCGCTTCGTCCTCAAAGGCGCAATGCTCTTTGTAACCTGGGTTGCCGATCTGTTCCGGTCGACCCGCGATCTCGATCTACTCGGCTACGGGGACAATGAAGCCAAGGCGATCGCTGAGACTTTCCGCGCCATCTGTGCCCAGCCGGTCACCGATGACGGTGTCGTATTCGATGTCGCCGGGCTGGAGGCAGCGCCGATCCGTGAGGAGGGAGAATATGGCGGCGTGAGGGTGCGCGCGAGCGCTACTATCGATGGTGCGCGGATCCCGATCCGGGTCGATATCGGCTTCGGCGATGCCATCACCCCGGCACCGGTCGAAATCGATTACCCCGCTTTGCTGGACGCACCCGCGCCGCATCTTCGGGCCTATCCCGTCGAGACGGTCGTGGCGGAGAAGTTCGAGGCGTTGGTTACGCTCGGTATGGCCAACAGTCGTCTCAAGGATTTCTACGACCTTTGGCTGATCGCGCAGACATTCGAGTTTCATGAGTCAACTCTTGTAGAAGCTGTGCGATGCACGTTCGAACGGCGTGCGACGAAGCTGCCGGTCGATATCCCGATCGGCCTGAGCGATGAATTCGCGGAGGCATGGGGCGCTCAATGGCAAACCTTCCTGGGGCGTGAGCGCATGACTGCCGTACCTGGCGCGTTTTCCGCCGTCATCGCCGATCTAGGGGCCTTCCTGATTCCGTTAGCAGGTGCGGCCGAAGACGGGCGGGTGTGGCTTCCTGGCGGACCATGGTTGCAACCAGCTTCTTCGACTGATGCAAATGAAATGAAAAGCGAGTGA
- a CDS encoding YhcG family protein, translated as MSHPATDPDSLLTEIRALIEEARIQVSRAANSALTLTYWRVGRRIGVEILGGERAAYGSRIIESLARQLESEYGQGFGEKNLRRMVQFAEVFPEEAIVVSLIRELTWTHFLALLPLKDPLAREFYAEMCRVERWSVRTLRQKIDGMLFERTALSKNSEEVVRQELAALRDGRMTPDMVFRDPYLLDFLGLSGSYREKDLEAAILREMESFLLEMGSGFCFVERQKRISVGKDDFYLDLLFYHRHLHRLVAVELKLESFQPSHKGQMELYLRWLDKHERAADEEPPIGLILCASADAEQVELLQLDEASIRVAEYLVQLPPVEVLRERLHRAIAHAQERVAALAAPKGDPA; from the coding sequence ATGAGCCATCCCGCAACCGACCCAGACTCCCTGCTGACCGAGATTCGCGCCTTGATCGAAGAGGCGCGCATCCAGGTTTCCCGGGCAGCCAATTCCGCGCTCACGCTCACATACTGGCGTGTCGGTCGGCGCATTGGCGTTGAAATCCTGGGCGGCGAGCGTGCCGCCTATGGAAGCCGGATTATCGAATCGCTGGCGCGACAATTGGAATCCGAGTACGGGCAGGGGTTCGGCGAGAAGAACCTTCGCCGCATGGTGCAGTTTGCCGAGGTGTTCCCGGAGGAGGCAATTGTCGTATCGCTGATACGAGAATTGACCTGGACACATTTTCTGGCTCTGCTGCCCCTGAAAGACCCGCTCGCCCGCGAGTTCTACGCCGAAATGTGCCGCGTGGAACGCTGGAGCGTTCGCACACTGCGGCAGAAAATCGACGGCATGCTCTTCGAGCGTACCGCGCTGTCGAAGAACAGCGAGGAAGTCGTCCGGCAGGAACTGGCCGCCTTGCGCGACGGTCGCATGACGCCGGACATGGTGTTCCGCGACCCCTACCTGCTCGACTTTCTTGGCCTTTCCGGCTCGTACAGAGAGAAAGACCTGGAAGCCGCCATTCTGCGCGAGATGGAGTCTTTCCTACTCGAAATGGGCAGCGGCTTCTGTTTCGTCGAACGCCAGAAGCGCATCAGCGTCGGCAAGGATGATTTCTATCTCGATCTGCTGTTCTATCACCGGCACCTGCACCGGCTGGTGGCCGTGGAACTCAAGCTCGAATCCTTCCAGCCCAGCCACAAGGGGCAGATGGAGCTTTACCTGCGCTGGCTGGACAAGCATGAACGCGCCGCCGACGAGGAACCGCCTATCGGCCTCATCCTATGCGCGAGCGCCGATGCCGAGCAGGTGGAGCTCTTGCAACTGGACGAAGCCTCCATCCGGGTGGCGGAATACCTGGTTCAATTGCCGCCGGTCGAGGTGCTGCGCGAGCGCCTGCATCGCGCCATTGCGCATGCCCAGGAGCGTGTCGCGGCGCTGGCGGCCCCGAAAGGAGACCCGGCATGA
- a CDS encoding DUF4433 domain-containing protein, translated as MKREELRELHYIAPMVNVCSILQRGILSNRRASRIDHASVAMPEVQARRANVVVAGSRRLHEYVNLYVCARNPMLYSRQEQHLDLCVLQISTDVLDLPDVVVTDRNASSVYVRYAAAPAGLSIVVREWTFAEYWTEPDPTVQLRKKSAKCAEVLVPDRVDPRFILGAYVSCQVAADKLKSLGTRIGISIHPHMFFQ; from the coding sequence GTGAAGCGCGAGGAGTTGCGGGAATTGCATTACATCGCGCCTATGGTTAACGTATGTTCCATCCTTCAGCGCGGAATCCTGTCAAACAGAAGGGCCTCGAGGATTGACCATGCTTCGGTGGCGATGCCGGAAGTCCAGGCTCGACGAGCCAACGTTGTCGTCGCCGGCAGCCGAAGGCTGCATGAGTATGTAAACCTGTACGTATGCGCCAGGAATCCGATGCTTTACAGTCGGCAAGAACAGCACCTCGACCTCTGCGTACTCCAGATAAGCACGGATGTGCTGGACCTTCCAGACGTGGTCGTGACGGACAGAAATGCGTCGAGCGTCTACGTTCGGTACGCGGCTGCGCCTGCTGGTCTCAGCATCGTAGTTCGAGAGTGGACCTTTGCCGAGTACTGGACAGAGCCGGATCCCACTGTCCAATTGAGGAAGAAATCCGCCAAGTGCGCCGAAGTTCTGGTTCCGGACAGGGTGGACCCACGGTTCATCCTGGGCGCCTATGTCTCGTGCCAGGTCGCAGCGGACAAGCTGAAGAGCCTAGGAACCCGAATCGGCATCAGCATCCATCCGCACATGTTCTTCCAATAG
- a CDS encoding macro domain-containing protein encodes MVNVLIDDIFKSKAQTLVNTVNCVGVMGKGIALEFKKRFPEMYEDYVRRCKAKEVKLGQPYLYRSLLPPWILNFPTKDHWRSVSRLEDILDGLDYLKRHLQEWGITSLAVPPLGCGHGRLEWRVVGPALYQHLKRLHIPVELYAPCETPHEELQATFLEQRLIEKMAAASSDRASLMKPAWIALVKILQAIEAERYHYPVGRTSFQKIAYFATESGIPTGLSYQRGSYGPYAPELKTLVTRLVNNGLIREERLGRMFAVKTGPTFADACRACEGEWLEWKDTIEALADLFLRMDTRQAELAATVHFAAKDVAAKNPEGPSELDVLHEVMRWKQKRRPALEATEIAAAIRGLGMLGWLKVRSSSELPVSEEMVLGL; translated from the coding sequence ATGGTGAACGTGCTCATCGATGACATCTTCAAGTCCAAGGCGCAGACCTTGGTGAACACGGTCAACTGCGTGGGTGTCATGGGCAAAGGGATCGCTCTCGAATTTAAGAAGCGATTTCCCGAGATGTATGAGGACTACGTGCGCCGTTGCAAAGCCAAGGAGGTTAAGCTGGGGCAGCCCTATCTCTACCGTTCCCTTCTGCCGCCGTGGATCTTGAACTTTCCGACAAAGGATCATTGGCGCTCGGTGTCCAGGCTGGAGGATATCCTCGATGGTCTTGACTACCTCAAGCGGCATCTTCAGGAATGGGGAATCACCTCGCTAGCCGTTCCGCCTCTTGGATGTGGTCACGGTCGTCTGGAATGGCGGGTTGTAGGACCTGCACTCTACCAGCATCTCAAGCGCCTGCACATTCCCGTGGAACTCTATGCCCCATGTGAGACGCCGCACGAGGAGCTGCAGGCGACCTTCCTCGAGCAGAGGCTCATCGAGAAAATGGCGGCGGCAAGCAGCGATCGGGCGAGCCTCATGAAACCAGCGTGGATCGCGCTCGTGAAGATCCTGCAGGCGATCGAGGCCGAGCGTTACCATTATCCCGTCGGCAGGACCTCGTTTCAGAAGATTGCGTACTTTGCCACGGAATCGGGAATCCCTACCGGGCTTTCCTACCAACGCGGTAGCTATGGCCCGTACGCACCTGAGCTCAAGACGCTGGTGACGCGTCTGGTGAACAACGGCCTCATCCGAGAGGAGCGTCTGGGACGGATGTTCGCCGTGAAGACGGGACCAACCTTTGCAGATGCGTGCCGCGCCTGCGAAGGGGAGTGGTTGGAATGGAAGGATACGATTGAGGCGCTTGCCGATCTCTTCCTGCGGATGGATACGCGGCAGGCGGAGCTTGCTGCGACGGTTCATTTCGCGGCAAAGGATGTCGCGGCAAAGAACCCCGAGGGGCCGAGCGAATTGGACGTGCTGCATGAGGTGATGCGGTGGAAGCAGAAGCGGCGTCCAGCTCTGGAGGCGACGGAGATCGCCGCAGCCATCCGGGGCCTTGGCATGCTGGGCTGGTTAAAGGTGAGGTCGAGCTCGGAGTTGCCGGTGAGCGAGGAGATGGTGCTCGGCCTCTAG
- a CDS encoding HEPN domain-containing protein has protein sequence MTSESLAQSYLRKAEARIAFLAHLLEREDYSDVVREAQEAVELALKAVLRQAGIEPPHVHDVSRLLRAHRASLAGPIQEHLEELARISARLRKERELSFSGDIDFIPTESYSREDASQALREAVFVVDKAREAVPRAPAGE, from the coding sequence ATGACCAGCGAATCCTTGGCTCAGAGCTACCTTCGGAAGGCCGAGGCACGGATCGCGTTCTTAGCGCATCTGCTCGAGCGCGAGGACTACTCCGATGTGGTCCGCGAGGCGCAGGAAGCCGTCGAGCTCGCCTTGAAGGCCGTCCTCCGCCAGGCGGGAATCGAGCCTCCCCACGTACACGATGTCTCGCGGCTCCTGCGGGCGCATCGAGCATCCCTGGCCGGGCCCATTCAGGAGCACCTGGAAGAGCTCGCGCGGATCTCCGCCCGGCTGCGGAAGGAGCGGGAGCTCTCGTTCTCCGGAGACATCGACTTCATCCCGACCGAGAGCTACAGCCGGGAGGACGCCTCCCAAGCGCTGCGGGAAGCGGTCTTTGTGGTCGACAAAGCGAGGGAAGCCGTGCCCCGGGCTCCCGCCGGGGAGTGA
- a CDS encoding transposase yields the protein MGLARICPGGVPQGASLPGKQLYLFAERLSTAQMASNQLRLYFSALAYALVEALRRLALQGTEWANAQVDTLRLKLVKIGTLVRVSVRRVLLSMSSAYPWKHLFTHVFQMLRC from the coding sequence ATCGGGCTTGCACGGATCTGTCCGGGGGGCGTTCCGCAAGGAGCGTCCCTACCGGGAAAACAGCTCTACCTCTTTGCCGAGCGCCTCTCGACCGCGCAAATGGCCAGCAATCAGCTTCGCCTCTACTTTTCGGCTTTGGCCTATGCCCTGGTCGAAGCGCTGCGACGGCTGGCTCTGCAAGGAACGGAGTGGGCCAACGCCCAGGTCGACACCCTCCGGCTCAAGCTCGTCAAGATCGGCACGCTGGTCCGTGTCAGCGTCCGACGCGTCCTCTTGTCGATGAGCAGCGCCTATCCTTGGAAGCACCTCTTCACCCACGTCTTCCAGATGCTGCGTTGCTGA
- the ltrA gene encoding group II intron reverse transcriptase/maturase, translating into MMNGPKKSDLAIVAEKPTNKAGKPAAEPVEPRARTEGNTHQQSTDRTQGRVRVSQALERVRQVAKARKKERFTALLHHISVDLLRQSFYALKRNAAPGVDGVRWSDYEANLESNLQGLHDRVRRGAYRALPSRRKYIPKPDGRQRPLGIASLEDKLLQRAVVAVLNAIYEEDFLGFSYGFRPKRSQHDALDALATGIQRRKVNWILDADYRSFFDTVSHEWLIRFLEHRIGDERILRLIRKWLKAGVLEAEVVTESEAGTPQGATVSPLLANVYLHYVFDLWAQQWRKRHARGDMIVVRYADDSVLGFEYEADAQRFLAEMGTRSKAFSLQLHPDKTRIIRFGRFAALNRKERGRGKPETFNFLGFTMICGQKRTGGFQLLRRTRRDRLQRTIQRVKEELQRRRHQPIPDQGKWLAQVVRGFYAYHAVPTNYPALRLFRVRIAQLWKRALSRRGQRGQLTWKQMPKLVDAWLPPPRILHPWPERRFAVKHPRWEPCA; encoded by the coding sequence ATGATGAACGGACCCAAGAAGTCTGACCTCGCCATAGTAGCTGAGAAGCCGACGAACAAGGCCGGGAAACCGGCGGCGGAGCCGGTGGAGCCAAGGGCGAGGACCGAGGGGAACACGCATCAGCAAAGCACGGACCGGACTCAGGGCCGGGTTCGCGTGTCACAGGCGCTGGAGCGTGTACGGCAAGTAGCAAAGGCGAGGAAGAAGGAACGGTTCACTGCGCTGCTCCACCATATCAGCGTCGATCTACTCCGTCAGTCGTTTTACGCACTCAAGCGCAACGCGGCTCCCGGAGTGGACGGGGTGAGATGGTCGGACTACGAGGCAAACCTGGAGAGCAATCTGCAAGGTCTGCATGATCGGGTTCGTCGGGGCGCGTACCGGGCACTGCCCAGCCGGAGGAAGTACATTCCAAAGCCGGATGGGCGGCAGCGGCCGTTGGGCATCGCGTCGTTGGAGGATAAGCTCCTCCAGCGGGCGGTGGTGGCGGTGCTGAATGCGATCTACGAGGAAGATTTCCTCGGGTTCTCGTATGGATTCCGGCCGAAGCGCAGTCAGCACGATGCGCTGGATGCTTTGGCAACCGGCATTCAACGACGGAAGGTGAACTGGATACTCGACGCAGATTATCGAAGCTTTTTCGACACGGTGAGTCATGAATGGCTTATTCGTTTCCTGGAGCATCGAATCGGCGACGAGCGCATCCTCCGTCTGATCCGCAAATGGCTGAAGGCGGGAGTACTGGAGGCGGAGGTTGTCACGGAGAGCGAAGCAGGCACGCCTCAGGGTGCGACGGTGTCGCCCCTGTTGGCCAACGTCTATTTGCATTACGTGTTCGATCTCTGGGCGCAACAGTGGCGGAAACGCCACGCCCGCGGGGACATGATCGTAGTGCGCTACGCCGATGATAGTGTCCTCGGCTTTGAGTATGAAGCCGATGCCCAGCGGTTTCTGGCGGAGATGGGGACGCGGTCGAAGGCATTCTCGCTGCAACTGCATCCGGACAAGACACGGATCATTCGGTTTGGCCGTTTTGCGGCTCTCAATCGAAAAGAACGTGGTCGGGGCAAACCGGAGACCTTCAACTTTCTCGGCTTTACCATGATCTGTGGCCAGAAGCGCACGGGTGGCTTCCAACTTCTGCGAAGAACCCGCCGCGACCGTCTGCAGCGCACGATACAGCGCGTGAAAGAGGAATTGCAGCGAAGGCGGCACCAGCCGATTCCTGATCAAGGAAAATGGCTGGCGCAGGTGGTCAGGGGCTTTTATGCATACCACGCAGTGCCGACGAACTATCCGGCGCTGCGGCTGTTTCGGGTTCGCATTGCACAGCTCTGGAAGCGCGCGTTGTCACGGCGTGGCCAGCGCGGTCAGTTGACCTGGAAGCAAATGCCCAAACTCGTTGATGCCTGGCTGCCACCACCGCGTATTCTGCATCCTTGGCCCGAGCGTCGCTTCGCCGTCAAGCACCCAAGGTGGGAGCCGTGTGCCTGA